tttagaaaaacacagaaaaatatgccATGACTTTTCCGACTACCCAATAGTATATGACTATCATTTCACAGTTAGTAAGAACACTTAAGCAAAACTAGTTTCTGTTATaagtattattattcataaatgCTTATGCTAATCTTTTCTTGTCTTATTTGAAAACTGTATTTTGGTGCATCCATATGTGAATTTCAAGTCAGTGCCTGTCtgagaatttttatttaaactacAGCTTCACTCACAAGACCTGAATGATGGCTATGACTGGGGGCGCCTCAATCTACGTTCAGTTACAGAGCAAAGCAATCTTGAAGACTTTTTGTCCACTGCCGAGCTTGCTGGAACTGAATTTATTGCtggtaatatttattttctacataAAGGATTTGATGTGATCAGATTTACTGCTTTTATGCAAATAGGCAGAACTATTGGCTAGCTGTACCCTATGCCTTTCAAAACAGTAGCATATTATCTGAAACTGcaagtaacatttttaacatgatgtgatgtttgtggaacagtgaaatattttgacTTCTCAACTTTCAGAGAAGATGAACATTCAGATTTTGCCTTCACAAAACCGCAGTGGAGTATTAGACGATGATGAACTCAACAAGATTATACAGGCACAAAACGAACATCGGTCTCTTTTGCGTATCCCACGACGGTAAGCTGATCTTTTCATTTAGCCTGGTCATAGAATGTTTCCATTTTCATTGGATGGAGATATTTTTTGACTGTTAATGAATGATCATTGTGTTTATTAGATGATGCCATTTCATCAGATTTTAATTTGCCTACCCTCCACCTTTATtcctctctttttgttttttatcttaTAGGCCAACATGGGATAAGAACACCACACCTGAAATGCTGGACTCACTGGAGAAGAACACATTTCTCCAGTGGCGGCGTCAGTTAGCAAGGTATGATGACTCTTCCGCGTgtagttttctttctccttcctctttttCCATGGTgcgtttttaaaaaatagtaattacAGGACCAtggagaaacatttttctcaaagttttaaTGGCTTAGCCTAAACCAGGGTTCCACGATAGCTGAAGAGTTGCAAGAGTTAAACGTTGAGACATCTAGTTCAAAATGCTGCTGTAAGATGCAACTGCTGGGCATTGAAGCATCTACTATCCagatcaaaaataaatttgtctttgctaaACATACTGATGATCTCTCTTCCAATTTTTCTGTCATGCATCTCTCAACGATCTTCTTCCCTTACATCAGAATCTTTTTGACATCATTTACACACATTCAGACAGTTAAAGTGACATCATTTATGTGCTTTTATTCTACATTGCAGTAATTGATTGAAACTGATAAAATGCCAAGTACCTTCATGCAATGTCAGTTGTCAGTTTAGTGATGAAGACAGTTTGATCATCTTCCAAAAGGCTTAGAGATGACCACATAAACAGCACTAGATGGTTAGTTTGACTGCATGCTTTTACAGTTAATTGGAAATGCTCCTTCGCATCTGTGCaattggtttttaatttttagcttggaagaaaaagaacacattGTCCTCACTCCCTTTGAGAAGAATTTAGAGTTTTGGCGTCAGCTTTGGAGAGTAATAGAGAGAAGGTAAGAACATCTGAAAATGAGGATTTATACATAGACAACATTAATTAGTATTTATATATTGCAAATATAATAATTAGTGTTTACATATAGGAAAGTAGTAAAAGttagtttgatttttattaacattaattGTATTGTATGGTATTAATCCAAGTGAGTTGTAAATTGTGATCATTTTCTAGTGGttcttaataatattttaaaatttcctgtTTAAATGTTAATCATGTATGTTCGTCCATTTTCTCTGAAATTATTAGATCCACAAGAAGGTCATTTActagtttattctttttttttttttttttaagtagcgTATTGCAAAATGGCAGTTCttttagtaattttattttacttttactccAGTAGGTGAAAAATTATAACATAATCTACAGAGGTAGAAGTATTGCTATTTATTACACATTAGTATTTTGGTCTTGAATTGTCATTTGTCCCCAAAAGCAAGCATTTTCTATAATTCATAATAATGGGACAGCAttttaatgatatatttttaatggaatGAAAATGCTTGTCCTCATAGGGCATCTGTTGATCATTTGAAATAATGCATTTGAAATTAAATAGTAGTCTGTAAGTCATTTGCTATAACCTGAGagagttttatatttgttcctCGGATAATTTAGTTTTCAGTTAAGTGCCTTTAACatagtttatttctttgcagtGATGTGATTGTGCAGATAGTTGACGCTCGCAATCCATTGCTGTTCTGGTGTCCAGACTTGGATACTTATGTAAAAGAAGTCTGcccagagaaaacaaatgtgcTTCTCATGAACAAAGCAGACTATCTTACACAACAGCAGAGGTTAGCATAaattaagcatttaaaaattatataggAAGATAATTTGCTTTACAAATATGTATGCTCAGCACACATCCAGATATAAATGACAGATCTTGTGCTCGTATATGTATGCTCACTACACATACAGGGACAAACCTTGGCAGACCTAGTGTGCAAAAGTTGCCTTTTGTTGGGCGATCATCTTATCTTTATAAAAGAACTTGAATGTTGagatttaataatttttatgctttcGCATCATGGCTGTCTAAACTAGAACATGAACACAGTTTTGCATTTTGCaagttttttagttttgctccttgcaatgcatatggaatgttgcttcatttttcattccAGAAAATTGTGGGCAGACTACTTTAAGGAGAAAGGCATGACAGTAGTTTTTTGGTCAGCTTTAGAAGAAACACAGcgaatagaaaaagaaattgtgagtTGTCATTCAAATTTTTGCAGTCAGTGAAAATTTTGTGAATGGATTGTCAAAAATCGTTTATGTTAAATTTATATCAGTTGCCTATATGTATAtgagataataaatttttttgggggaaagTCTTGCAGTTACATCAGTAATTACATAATAAGATAatggttttatatttttactatcATAAGTCAATCTATTTTGTTTACAGACAAtatgccttttctttttctttcagtcagAGAAGCGTGGTCTGGCAGAACAAAAGCctatttttgacagtttttcaGATGTGCAAGACACTGGCATCAACCAGAAGACAGAAGATACAGAGAAGGATAAAGAGGAAGAGACTGAAAGCGAGGTGAAAGATACCAAAAGGAAAGTGGAAAATAGTGAAAGTGAAGGAAATGATAGTGAAGGGGAAGCAAATGATATTGAAGGTGAAGCAAATGATAGTGAAAGGGAAGCAAATGATATTGAAGGTGAAACAAACGATAGTGAAGAGGAAGCAAGCAGTCATGAAGACTCTTTCATAGGAGATGAACATGAAGAACCAAGGTTACCAACAGAGTCAGCATTGTCATCTGTACAGCAGTCCTTCACCAGTTCTGATCCTATAGAGGATGGTATGTCTTATGAGGCAGGAAGCAACCTAGATATCTTTTATTCTTGGTGCTCCCTcctttttaagatttttaaagatttcCTTGTGTTATTATCTGGCAATCTCTttcatatatacatttttcaaatttatgatTTTGATTATCATTCACAAACAGTTAACACCCCCGTCCTCccccactgaaaaaaaaaaaacaaaagcaaaaatggcGAATCTTGCTTCTTGTGTGCCAATTTCAAGATATACATTGTGATGTAAATCTCTTGCTTCTGATATTTTATCAATCTTTCCCCAACATGAAATACTGATGCAAGTGTTAACAcgaaaaagtaaagaagacatgagataaaaaaagaaaccttaaACATAAGCAGATAAAAGGAAGATCTTGGGATTATTTGAAGAAAGGGGATTaagccatattttttttttcctcttttgagCAGACATAGTCAATGGAGAACAGCTGTTACAAATACTGCGGAAATTGGCCTTGGCCTCACATTCACCTGAACATACAACTATTGGCATGGTGGGGTACCCTAATGTTGGTAAGAGTTCCACAATTAATGCCATTCTTCGCCATAAAAAAGTTCCTGTCTCTGCTACACCAGGCCGAACAAAACACTTTCAGGTGAAGAATATTGAACTTTGCTTACTGTTTGATATGCACCTAAATGTCATATTCTGCACTTTCTGCTTAGGAATAAAAGAGGAAAGAgctgagttaaaaaaaaagatttttatttattgtctattGCATAGAAGATCAAAAATGCTTAAAAGCCTGTTAAAACTTCTTGCacttaatgacaataaaaaaggGCAGGAAGATCCCAGTgattgtgaaacaaaaagactttATGGAATTTTTAGAGTGGAAACTTAATGACATGAAATCACTTCTTTGtgttcaaaattgttttcacataGTGGTCATTGAAATGAATGGTAGTTGTAAGATTTTTTCCCCCCCTTGGCAGACACTGTTTGTGGACCATGATCTGATGCTCTGTGACTGCCCTGGTCTTGtgtttccttcatttatttctacaaCTGCAGAGCTGGTTGTGAATGGCATATTACCTATTGACCAGCTGCGAGACTGTGTGCCACCCATTAATCTCATATCCTTGAGGCTTGTAATTCCTTGTTGTTTTAGTATTCagactgtcttttatttttgccataataatgttttctttgtgtagcTAGCTTAGAAATCTGATGTATCTGcagtgatgataaaaaaattactttattaatTACTAATTACTTTACCTTCATGTTACTTTATTTTCAGTCTGttcatt
The Pomacea canaliculata isolate SZHN2017 linkage group LG2, ASM307304v1, whole genome shotgun sequence genome window above contains:
- the LOC112557386 gene encoding large subunit GTPase 1 homolog isoform X1, translating into MGKRKGQAANMGKSIIRDRFRGKSSRSRTDGYVTDLHSQDLNDGYDWGRLNLRSVTEQSNLEDFLSTAELAGTEFIAEKMNIQILPSQNRSGVLDDDELNKIIQAQNEHRSLLRIPRRPTWDKNTTPEMLDSLEKNTFLQWRRQLASLEEKEHIVLTPFEKNLEFWRQLWRVIERSDVIVQIVDARNPLLFWCPDLDTYVKEVCPEKTNVLLMNKADYLTQQQRKLWADYFKEKGMTVVFWSALEETQRIEKEISEKRGLAEQKPIFDSFSDVQDTGINQKTEDTEKDKEEETESEVKDTKRKVENSESEGNDSEGEANDIEGEANDSEREANDIEGETNDSEEEASSHEDSFIGDEHEEPRLPTESALSSVQQSFTSSDPIEDDIVNGEQLLQILRKLALASHSPEHTTIGMVGYPNVGKSSTINAILRHKKVPVSATPGRTKHFQTLFVDHDLMLCDCPGLVFPSFISTTAELVVNGILPIDQLRDCVPPINLVCERIPKTVLEAVYGINLPVPGEAEDPNRPPTAGELLSSYGYMRGFMTQKGNPDGPRSARYILKDYVNGKLLYCHPPPGADAKLFQAPPPVKALRFLESANSSQEQSSVVKVSETWSDNKQVGQRLLF
- the LOC112557386 gene encoding large subunit GTPase 1 homolog isoform X2 produces the protein MGKRKGQAANMGKSIIRDRFRGKSSRSRTDGYVTDLHSQDLNDGYDWGRLNLRSVTEQSNLEDFLSTAELAGTEFIAEKMNIQILPSQNRSGVLDDDELNKIIQAQNEHRSLLRIPRRPTWDKNTTPEMLDSLEKNTFLQWRRQLASLEEKEHIVLTPFEKNLEFWRQLWRVIERSDVIVQIVDARNPLLFWCPDLDTYVKEVCPEKTNVLLMNKADYLTQQQRKLWADYFKEKGMTVVFWSALEETQRIEKEISEKRGLAEQKPIFDSFSDVQDTGINQKTEDTEKDKEEETESEVKDTKRKVENSESEGNDSEGEANDIEGEANDSEREANDIEGETNDSEEEASSHEDSFIGDEHEEPRLPTESALSSVQQSFTSSDPIEDDIVNGEQLLQILRKLALASHSPEHTTIGMVGYPNVGKSSTINAILRHKKVPVSATPGRTKHFQTLFVDHDLMLCDCPGLVFPSFISTTAELVVNGILPIDQLRDCVPPINLVCERIPKTVLEAVYGINLPVPGEAEDPNRPPTAGELLSSYGYMRGFMTQKGNPDGPRSARYILKDYVNGKLLYCHPPPGADAKLFQAPPPVKALRFLESANSSQESSVVKVSETWSDNKQVGQRLLF